In uncultured Bacteroides sp., one genomic interval encodes:
- a CDS encoding TonB-dependent receptor, translating to MKKIISLIIFILIALTTVAQQKHSIKGIVIDKGKREPISFASIGIYGTGQGAVTDSVGKFNIQNVVPGIYRLQISAVGYNTVLTPEYISSTKDLFITVELEESVTQLGEVSVTASMFRRNPESPVGLRLIGLQEIEKSPGANRDISRIVQNYAGVGYSPVGYRNDLIVRGGGPSENRFFMDGVEIPNINHFSTQGASGGPVGIINADLIREVSFYTGAFPASKGNALSSVLDFRLRDGNMEKNSIKATLGASEFSLTSNGHLSKKTTYLVSVRQSYLQFLFKALGLPFLPTYTDAQFKTKTRLSQHNEITFLGLTGIDNMKLNTSLTGEKAEYILSYLPTVKQETFTLGSVYKHYAGAHIQTVVLSHSYLNNHLTKYLRNDESTPDNLTLKYGSLEQETKLRVENASDFGFAKVNVGANMDYAQYTNTTFQRAYTNQSQTYNYHTYLGMVRWGFFGTMNYESPDERLTVSLGVRGDACNYSSQMNKLNKQLSPRISLSYQLFGDVYLSGNVGRYYQLPAYTALGYKDNTRNYVNKNLAYIAVDQQSAGISYKHSENLQISAEGFYKKYDNIPFSINDNIPLADKGADYGVVGNEELTPSAQGRSYGIELMAKWIIVKKLNLSSALTLFNSEYRKNELSPYIASSWDNRYIFNVGGTYNFANNWSFGAKISSIGGAPYTPYDIDKSSLVTAWNAQGRPYYDYTKYNTERLSAYTRVDMRVDKTFYVKNYMLGFYIDLQNITGSNLKQADILMSTGVIENPSAPADQQRYKMKYISQDSGTVIPTLGITFEF from the coding sequence ATGAAAAAGATAATATCCCTGATTATATTTATATTGATTGCTCTGACCACCGTGGCACAGCAAAAACATTCCATAAAAGGAATAGTAATTGACAAAGGAAAACGAGAACCAATATCCTTTGCAAGCATCGGTATCTATGGAACCGGACAAGGAGCAGTGACAGATTCTGTGGGAAAATTCAACATTCAGAATGTAGTACCGGGAATATATAGGCTACAGATTTCAGCAGTGGGATACAATACAGTGCTCACTCCCGAATATATTAGTTCCACAAAAGATCTCTTTATAACGGTAGAACTTGAAGAAAGCGTAACCCAACTGGGCGAAGTAAGCGTTACAGCTTCCATGTTCAGAAGAAATCCCGAAAGTCCTGTTGGCCTCCGCTTGATAGGATTGCAGGAAATAGAAAAAAGTCCGGGAGCAAACCGCGATATTTCACGCATTGTGCAAAACTATGCCGGTGTGGGATACTCACCGGTGGGATACCGTAACGACCTGATTGTCCGGGGAGGTGGACCATCAGAAAACCGTTTCTTTATGGACGGAGTAGAGATTCCCAATATCAATCACTTCAGTACGCAGGGAGCATCCGGCGGACCGGTTGGAATCATTAATGCCGACCTCATCCGTGAAGTCAGTTTCTATACAGGAGCTTTCCCTGCAAGCAAAGGAAACGCATTGAGCTCCGTGCTCGATTTCAGACTTCGTGACGGAAATATGGAAAAGAATTCCATAAAAGCCACTCTCGGAGCATCAGAGTTTTCTCTTACTTCCAACGGTCATCTGAGTAAAAAGACAACTTATCTGGTTTCTGTCCGTCAGTCATATCTGCAGTTCCTTTTCAAAGCTCTGGGACTACCTTTCCTGCCTACCTATACTGATGCGCAGTTTAAAACAAAAACACGACTTTCCCAGCATAATGAAATTACATTCCTTGGACTTACAGGTATTGACAATATGAAACTCAATACAAGTCTTACAGGCGAAAAGGCAGAATACATACTTAGTTATCTACCCACTGTTAAGCAGGAAACATTCACTCTTGGCTCAGTCTATAAACACTATGCAGGCGCACATATCCAGACTGTAGTTCTGAGTCATAGTTACCTGAATAATCACCTCACTAAGTATCTGAGAAATGATGAAAGCACCCCGGACAATCTGACTTTGAAATATGGTTCGCTGGAGCAGGAAACTAAACTTCGTGTGGAAAATGCTTCAGACTTTGGTTTTGCAAAAGTGAATGTAGGAGCAAACATGGACTATGCCCAATATACTAATACGACCTTTCAACGTGCATACACAAACCAATCACAGACTTACAACTATCACACATATTTAGGAATGGTCCGCTGGGGATTCTTCGGGACCATGAATTATGAATCTCCCGATGAACGTCTCACAGTTTCATTAGGGGTGAGAGGTGATGCATGCAATTATTCTTCCCAGATGAACAAGCTCAACAAACAACTTTCTCCACGTATTTCCCTCTCCTATCAACTATTCGGAGATGTTTACCTAAGTGGAAATGTGGGACGTTACTACCAGCTACCGGCATATACAGCTCTGGGATATAAGGACAACACCAGAAACTATGTAAATAAGAACCTTGCTTACATAGCAGTTGATCAACAAAGTGCGGGGATATCTTATAAGCACAGTGAGAATCTTCAGATTTCCGCAGAAGGATTTTATAAGAAGTATGATAATATTCCTTTTTCCATAAATGATAATATCCCGTTGGCAGATAAAGGAGCTGATTATGGTGTGGTAGGAAATGAAGAACTTACCCCCTCTGCTCAGGGGCGTTCGTATGGTATTGAGTTGATGGCTAAGTGGATTATCGTGAAAAAGCTAAATCTATCCTCTGCCCTCACCCTCTTTAATAGTGAATATCGGAAAAACGAACTAAGTCCATACATCGCCTCTTCGTGGGATAACCGATACATTTTTAATGTGGGAGGTACTTATAACTTTGCCAACAATTGGAGTTTCGGTGCAAAAATAAGCAGTATAGGCGGAGCACCATACACCCCTTACGATATAGATAAGTCTTCATTAGTCACCGCCTGGAACGCACAAGGCCGCCCATACTACGACTACACAAAGTATAATACAGAACGGCTATCCGCTTATACCCGTGTAGATATGAGAGTGGACAAGACTTTCTATGTTAAAAATTACATGTTGGGCTTTTACATCGATTTGCAGAATATTACCGGAAGCAACTTGAAACAGGCAGATATTTTAATGAGCACCGGAGTAATTGAAAACCCTTCCGCTCCTGCAGATCAGCAACGGTATAAGATGAAATACATTAGTCAGGATAGCGGTACGGTGATTCCTACTTTGGGAATTACCTTTGAGTTTTAG
- a CDS encoding alpha/beta hydrolase family protein: protein MKNRIISLSVFLLFLAVSLHAAKVDTLLVKSPSMNKDVQVVVIAPEVTKASKNATYPVIYLLHGYSGNAKSWIQLKPNLPEIADQNKMIIVCPDGKNSWYWDSPKDSSYRYETFVSDELVKYVDSHYKTVADKKGRAITGLSMGGHGALWLAFRHKDIFGAAGSTSGGVDIRPFPTNWEMSKQLGEFAYNKKSWDEHTVINQIDKIENGNLALIIDCGESDFFLNVNKDLHERLLGRKINHDFITRPGVHNGQYWNNSIDYQLLFFKKFFER from the coding sequence ATGAAAAACCGTATTATTTCTTTATCTGTTTTTTTGCTTTTTCTTGCAGTGAGTCTGCATGCTGCAAAGGTAGATACATTATTAGTGAAAAGCCCGTCAATGAATAAAGACGTGCAGGTGGTTGTAATTGCTCCTGAAGTGACTAAGGCATCAAAGAATGCAACTTATCCGGTAATTTATCTATTGCATGGCTACAGTGGTAATGCAAAAAGCTGGATACAGTTGAAACCGAATCTACCTGAAATTGCCGATCAGAATAAGATGATCATTGTATGTCCTGATGGTAAAAATAGCTGGTATTGGGATAGTCCAAAAGATTCTTCCTACCGTTACGAAACATTTGTATCGGATGAATTAGTGAAGTATGTTGATAGTCATTATAAGACAGTTGCCGACAAGAAAGGTCGTGCCATTACTGGTTTAAGTATGGGTGGTCATGGAGCATTGTGGCTTGCTTTTCGTCACAAAGATATTTTTGGTGCTGCAGGAAGTACCAGTGGTGGGGTAGATATTCGTCCTTTCCCAACTAACTGGGAAATGAGTAAACAACTGGGTGAGTTTGCTTACAACAAAAAATCATGGGATGAGCATACTGTAATCAATCAGATTGATAAAATTGAAAACGGCAACCTTGCTCTTATTATTGATTGCGGAGAAAGTGATTTCTTTCTTAATGTGAATAAAGATCTCCACGAACGGTTACTGGGACGGAAAATTAATCATGATTTTATTACCCGTCCCGGAGTTCATAACGGTCAATACTGGAATAATTCCATTGACTATCAGTTGCTTTTCTTTAAAAAGTTCTTTGAGAGATAA
- a CDS encoding S41 family peptidase: protein MKKYTYLFLLLLGATFTTLLSSCQGEDRRLEYKDTKGVNDWIYSEMKDVYLWYDEIPAEDKLNFFANPDTFFYTLLSSKEKKDGNYYSWIEQKEVTTKSIDDSSSYGFEFMSYTDEKNSSVYVRVLYVLPGSPASNAGLKRGDWIIAFDGNKITDTNYTQLLTGSGVKLTLATYTGNSTNPFTEKGTLTLGAAKAVNNDPILVNKVFTSKSGSKIGYLMYTHFATGPNDNANDYTYQNELRQVFASYKSQNVTEFVLDLRYNPGGYISSSQLLSTMLAPSSALGKTFCVIKYNDKMSPSQNIYTFDSDSIKGGANLNLPRLYVLVSKYTASSSELLINGLKPFMNVTLIGATTEGKNLGSVSIQHEESNWMIQPIIGKLYNSKDESDYGSGFTPDYELDEFSDHSTYKELGDENEMMLSKALTLINGASLTKSTRTKSISTVLNIKQSSLDRKKTNGAWLAPIKR, encoded by the coding sequence ATGAAGAAATATACATATCTGTTTTTACTGTTGCTTGGAGCAACATTTACCACATTATTATCTTCCTGTCAAGGAGAAGACCGCCGGTTGGAATACAAAGATACTAAAGGTGTCAACGACTGGATATACAGTGAGATGAAAGATGTCTATTTATGGTATGATGAAATTCCAGCTGAAGATAAACTAAACTTCTTTGCAAATCCGGATACCTTCTTCTATACCTTATTATCAAGTAAAGAAAAGAAAGACGGGAACTATTACTCCTGGATAGAGCAAAAAGAGGTTACCACCAAAAGCATTGACGACAGTTCTTCTTACGGATTTGAGTTTATGAGTTATACAGACGAAAAAAATAGTTCTGTATACGTCCGCGTGCTTTATGTTTTGCCAGGAAGTCCGGCAAGCAACGCCGGATTGAAACGTGGCGACTGGATTATAGCCTTTGACGGTAATAAAATCACAGATACCAACTATACCCAATTGCTTACCGGCAGTGGAGTTAAGCTAACTTTAGCTACTTATACCGGAAATTCAACTAATCCATTTACAGAAAAAGGCACATTAACTTTAGGTGCTGCCAAAGCTGTGAATAACGATCCTATTCTGGTAAACAAGGTATTTACAAGCAAATCAGGAAGCAAGATCGGCTATCTGATGTATACTCATTTTGCCACCGGTCCAAATGATAATGCCAATGATTACACTTATCAGAACGAATTGCGCCAGGTCTTTGCATCATACAAAAGTCAGAATGTTACAGAATTCGTTCTCGACCTTCGTTACAATCCCGGAGGATATATCAGCAGCAGTCAGTTGCTTAGCACAATGCTTGCTCCGAGCTCCGCGTTGGGAAAAACATTCTGCGTAATAAAGTACAACGATAAAATGAGTCCGTCACAAAACATCTATACCTTCGACAGTGATTCTATTAAAGGAGGAGCCAATCTGAATCTGCCTCGTCTGTATGTTTTGGTAAGCAAGTACACAGCCTCATCATCAGAGCTATTGATCAATGGATTAAAACCATTTATGAATGTAACATTAATTGGTGCAACTACCGAAGGGAAGAATCTGGGCTCTGTCTCTATTCAGCACGAAGAATCTAACTGGATGATTCAACCTATTATAGGAAAGCTGTACAATTCAAAAGATGAATCTGATTACGGTAGTGGTTTTACTCCCGATTACGAGCTGGATGAATTTTCAGATCACAGCACATATAAAGAACTGGGAGATGAAAATGAAATGATGTTGAGCAAGGCACTTACATTAATAAATGGTGCGAGCCTCACGAAGAGCACCCGCACCAAATCGATATCTACTGTGTTGAACATCAAACAAAGTTCACTGGATAGAAAAAAGACAAACGGAGCATGGTTGGCTCCTATAAAGAGATAA
- the cysK gene encoding cysteine synthase A, which yields MAKIAKQLTDLIGNTPLLELSHFNAVKDLKATVIAKLEYFNPAGSVKDRAAFAMIQDAEEKGLLKPGSVIVEPTSGNMGVGLAFVAAVKKYKLILTMPDTMSVERRNLLKALGANLVLTPGAEGMKGAIAKAFAIKEETPDAVLLQQFENSANPEIHSKTTAEEIWRDTDGKVDIFVAGVGTGGTVSGVGVTLKKYNPNVQIIAVEPVDSPVLSGGKSGPHKIQGIGAGFVPNNFNSSVVDEIVQVSNDDAIRTGRELASQEGLLVGISSGAAVFAATQLAKRPENAGKKIVVLLPDTGERYLSTLLYAFDEYPL from the coding sequence ATGGCAAAGATCGCAAAACAATTAACAGACCTAATAGGAAATACTCCTTTATTAGAACTTTCTCATTTTAATGCAGTTAAGGACCTCAAAGCAACAGTGATTGCAAAACTGGAATACTTTAATCCTGCTGGCAGCGTAAAAGATCGTGCAGCTTTTGCAATGATTCAGGATGCTGAGGAAAAAGGACTTCTTAAACCGGGAAGTGTGATCGTAGAACCAACAAGCGGAAACATGGGAGTAGGACTCGCATTTGTTGCCGCAGTAAAAAAATATAAGTTAATTTTGACAATGCCCGATACAATGAGCGTTGAACGTAGAAATCTTCTTAAAGCTCTTGGAGCAAATCTTGTTCTTACTCCTGGCGCCGAAGGTATGAAAGGGGCAATTGCAAAAGCTTTCGCCATTAAAGAAGAGACTCCGGATGCTGTTTTACTTCAGCAATTTGAAAATTCTGCTAATCCGGAAATTCATAGTAAAACTACCGCAGAAGAAATCTGGAGAGATACAGATGGTAAGGTTGACATCTTTGTTGCAGGTGTAGGTACAGGAGGAACTGTATCGGGAGTTGGAGTAACACTGAAAAAATATAATCCTAATGTACAGATTATTGCTGTTGAACCAGTGGATTCTCCTGTATTATCAGGTGGTAAATCTGGTCCACATAAAATTCAGGGTATAGGTGCAGGATTTGTTCCTAATAACTTTAACAGCAGTGTGGTAGATGAAATTGTTCAGGTGAGTAATGATGATGCAATTCGCACAGGTCGGGAACTTGCTTCACAAGAAGGACTTTTAGTCGGAATCTCTTCCGGAGCAGCAGTATTTGCCGCAACACAACTTGCTAAACGTCCGGAAAACGCAGGAAAGAAAATTGTTGTATTACTTCCTGACACCGGCGAACGCTACCTATCTACTTTGCTTTATGCATTCGATGAATATCCTTTATAG
- a CDS encoding O-acetylhomoserine aminocarboxypropyltransferase/cysteine synthase → MALDTNKLKFETLQVHAGQEVDKTTHSRAVPIYLTSSYVFEDAQDGADLFGLRKFGNIYTRLMNPTTDVFEKRVAALEGGLSALATSSGQSAQFIALNNIVEAGDNFVSTSHLYGGTYNQFKNQFKRLGVTVHFTPNDSPEEFEKLIDDKTKALYLETIGNPDLNIPDFEAIAAVADKHGIPLIVDNTFGAGGAIFRPLEHGASVVVESATKWIGGHGTALGGVIVDSGKFNWGNGKFPTFTEPSESYHGLVFWDVFGANGPFGNIAFTIRARTEGLRDWGNTISPFNSFLLLQGLESLSLRVERHVSNALALAQWLESRPEVEYVNYPGLKSSPYHDLAVKYLKRGFGGVLSFKLKGGSKDADNLINNLQLISHLANVGDAKTLIIHPAATTHEQLSEEAKIASGAVPGLLRLSAGIENIDDIKADLEQALAKL, encoded by the coding sequence ATGGCTCTTGATACAAATAAACTAAAGTTTGAAACATTGCAGGTACATGCAGGACAGGAAGTTGATAAAACAACACATTCACGTGCAGTACCTATTTACCTGACAAGTTCTTATGTCTTTGAAGATGCACAGGATGGTGCTGATTTGTTTGGACTACGTAAGTTTGGCAATATATATACACGATTAATGAATCCTACTACCGATGTGTTTGAAAAAAGAGTGGCAGCCCTTGAGGGCGGACTTTCCGCCTTGGCTACCTCTTCCGGACAATCGGCTCAGTTCATAGCTTTGAATAATATTGTTGAGGCTGGTGATAATTTTGTATCTACCTCTCATCTCTATGGTGGAACATATAATCAGTTTAAGAATCAGTTTAAAAGACTGGGAGTAACTGTTCATTTTACTCCGAATGATTCTCCTGAGGAATTTGAGAAACTGATTGATGATAAGACTAAAGCTCTGTATCTGGAAACTATCGGTAATCCTGATTTGAATATTCCTGATTTCGAAGCGATTGCTGCTGTAGCCGATAAACATGGCATTCCATTGATCGTTGATAATACTTTTGGTGCTGGTGGAGCAATATTCCGTCCGTTGGAACATGGTGCAAGTGTAGTTGTAGAAAGTGCTACAAAATGGATTGGCGGACACGGAACAGCTTTGGGTGGTGTTATTGTAGATAGTGGTAAGTTTAACTGGGGTAATGGTAAATTCCCGACTTTTACAGAGCCTAGCGAAAGTTATCACGGATTAGTGTTCTGGGATGTATTTGGTGCAAATGGCCCGTTCGGAAATATAGCTTTTACTATTCGTGCACGTACTGAAGGATTACGTGATTGGGGTAACACAATTTCTCCATTCAACTCTTTCTTATTACTGCAAGGACTTGAATCTTTGTCTCTTCGTGTAGAACGCCATGTTTCTAATGCTCTGGCTTTGGCTCAGTGGTTGGAATCTCGTCCGGAAGTGGAATATGTAAACTATCCGGGATTGAAAAGCAGTCCTTATCATGACTTGGCTGTGAAATATCTGAAAAGAGGTTTTGGTGGTGTTCTTTCCTTTAAACTAAAAGGTGGAAGCAAAGATGCCGACAATTTGATTAATAATCTGCAGCTAATAAGCCATTTGGCTAATGTTGGTGATGCTAAAACCTTGATTATTCATCCAGCCGCCACAACACACGAGCAACTTTCCGAAGAAGCAAAGATTGCTTCGGGTGCGGTTCCCGGATTGCTCCGCCTTTCAGCCGGTATTGAGAATATTGACGATATCAAAGCTGACTTGGAGCAGGCACTGGCTAAATTATAA
- a CDS encoding GNAT family N-acetyltransferase: MGELRIELYQPSYQSDFVRLNSEWIKTFFHLESSDRVVFNDPEGYILNKGGQIFFVVNEYGKPVGCCALMSHPEKGIYELAKMAVTPGYQGKGAGSLLGEAALAYARSNGYKKIFLEGNTKMDASIALYKKLGFRAVPKRGASYKRCNIMMELYL, from the coding sequence ATGGGTGAGCTGAGAATTGAATTATATCAGCCGTCCTATCAATCAGATTTTGTTCGGCTTAATTCAGAATGGATAAAGACTTTCTTCCATCTGGAGAGTTCTGACCGAGTTGTATTTAACGACCCAGAAGGTTACATTCTGAATAAAGGCGGACAAATTTTCTTTGTAGTCAATGAATATGGAAAACCTGTTGGATGTTGTGCACTTATGTCTCATCCGGAAAAAGGAATATATGAATTGGCAAAGATGGCTGTAACTCCTGGCTATCAAGGAAAGGGAGCTGGGAGCCTGTTGGGAGAAGCTGCTTTGGCTTATGCCCGAAGTAACGGTTATAAAAAGATATTTTTGGAAGGGAATACAAAAATGGATGCATCCATAGCTCTTTATAAGAAACTTGGTTTTAGAGCAGTTCCTAAACGTGGTGCTTCATATAAACGTTGCAATATTATGATGGAATTATATTTATGA
- the mnmA gene encoding tRNA 2-thiouridine(34) synthase MnmA, producing MEIATLLSGGVDSSVVVHLLKEQGYDPALFYIKIGMDDDEDLSCTAEEDIEMATYIAKKYGCRFEIIDLQKEYWDNVVSYTIDKVRKGFTPNPDVMCNKLIKFGCFEQKCGKDFDKTATGHYASTTEIDGKVYLSTAIDPVKDQTDFLAQIDYLQVSKLMFPLGRMMKSEVRDAALRAALPTAKRKDSQGICFLGKINYNDFIRRYLGEKKGKIVELETGKILGTHNGYWFHTIGQRKGLGLGGGPWFVIKKDLEQNIIYVSRGYEVETQYGQEFSMHDFHFITDNPWESVKDSIDVTFKIRHTPEFVPGKLTHDGNIYRIESSKKLQGIAPGQFGVVYDKDANICIGSGEILCKDR from the coding sequence ATGGAAATAGCAACATTACTCTCAGGAGGTGTAGACAGCTCAGTTGTTGTACATCTTCTAAAAGAACAAGGATATGATCCGGCTTTGTTTTATATCAAGATCGGAATGGATGACGATGAGGATCTTTCATGTACAGCTGAAGAAGATATTGAAATGGCGACTTATATTGCCAAAAAATACGGATGCCGCTTTGAAATTATTGACTTACAGAAGGAATATTGGGACAATGTGGTGTCTTATACCATTGATAAAGTGCGTAAAGGATTTACTCCCAATCCGGATGTAATGTGCAATAAACTAATCAAGTTTGGTTGCTTTGAACAGAAATGCGGAAAAGATTTTGATAAGACCGCTACAGGACATTATGCTTCTACTACAGAAATAGATGGAAAAGTTTATCTCTCCACAGCTATTGACCCTGTGAAAGATCAGACTGACTTTTTGGCTCAGATTGATTACTTGCAGGTATCAAAACTAATGTTCCCTCTTGGCAGAATGATGAAGAGCGAAGTTAGAGATGCCGCTCTCCGTGCAGCACTTCCTACAGCAAAGAGAAAAGACAGTCAAGGAATCTGTTTTCTGGGTAAAATTAACTATAACGACTTCATCCGTCGCTACTTAGGCGAAAAGAAAGGAAAAATCGTAGAATTGGAAACCGGAAAGATTCTAGGTACCCACAATGGATACTGGTTCCACACTATCGGTCAACGAAAAGGACTTGGCTTAGGTGGTGGTCCCTGGTTCGTTATTAAAAAAGATCTGGAACAAAACATAATCTATGTTTCTCGCGGTTACGAAGTTGAAACGCAATACGGGCAGGAATTCAGCATGCACGATTTCCATTTCATCACAGATAATCCTTGGGAATCGGTAAAGGATTCAATTGATGTCACTTTCAAAATTCGTCATACCCCGGAATTTGTTCCCGGAAAACTTACACACGACGGAAACATTTACAGAATAGAATCTTCCAAAAAGCTGCAAGGTATTGCACCCGGACAGTTTGGTGTGGTATATGATAAAGATGCAAACATTTGCATAGGAAGTGGAGAAATCCTTTGCAAGGATAGATAA
- a CDS encoding response regulator transcription factor yields the protein MRDYVIADNQDITKAGILFLLGGMKDVGNITEANNRAELIKELRTTPEAIVILDYTLFDFAGADELLILNERFPKISWILFSDELSEEFVKRVLYSSQSFSFVMKDNSKEEITSALQCAMRKERFICNHVSNMLIGKQTQAPIENILTNTEKIILKEIALGKTTKEIAAERNLSFHTINSHRKNIFRKLEVNNVHEATKYAMRAGIVDMAEYYI from the coding sequence ATGAGAGATTATGTTATTGCAGACAATCAGGATATTACCAAAGCAGGGATACTTTTCTTGCTTGGGGGAATGAAAGATGTAGGCAATATTACGGAGGCTAATAACCGTGCGGAGCTCATCAAAGAGTTACGTACTACTCCCGAAGCAATCGTTATTCTGGACTATACCCTGTTTGACTTTGCCGGAGCAGATGAATTACTGATTCTGAATGAACGCTTCCCTAAAATTAGCTGGATACTATTTTCCGATGAACTTAGTGAAGAATTTGTTAAGAGGGTACTGTATAGTAGCCAATCGTTCAGCTTTGTGATGAAAGATAATTCTAAGGAAGAAATTACATCTGCCTTACAGTGCGCCATGCGTAAAGAAAGGTTTATCTGTAACCATGTAAGTAACATGCTGATTGGCAAACAAACTCAGGCTCCTATTGAAAATATACTTACCAATACAGAAAAGATTATTTTAAAAGAGATAGCATTAGGTAAAACTACAAAAGAAATTGCTGCCGAACGGAATCTGAGTTTTCACACAATTAACTCGCACAGAAAAAACATCTTCCGGAAACTGGAAGTAAACAACGTTCACGAAGCAACAAAATACGCTATGAGAGCAGGGATTGTTGACATGGCGGAATATTATATATAA